In Phragmites australis chromosome 16, lpPhrAust1.1, whole genome shotgun sequence, one DNA window encodes the following:
- the LOC133894731 gene encoding fasciclin-like arabinogalactan protein 7, with protein MKAIGYSIMEFKAGIFIVAMLAIVLSSPAIAQKTKNPPAPAAPILPPSPAPAPEPHHVDLADLLSVAGPFHTFLDYLQKTNVIETFQNQANNTKEGITIFVPADSAFAALKKTTFANLTQDQLKSLLLYHAFPKYYSLAEFNELSSLNPVATFAGSQYTLNLTDNMGSVRVKSMWSNPEISSSVYSTAPVAVYEVKKVLLPMQIFKSDPPLAPAPAPAPDAKASDVAPSPTSGKSTSAKAKAEAKNSSYQVSVGIVNYLVLAVSGGLMLLW; from the coding sequence ATGAAGGCAATCGGATACTCTATCATGGAGTTCAAAGCAGGCATTTTTATCGTGGCCATGCTAGCCATTGTGCTATCCTCACCAGCAATTGCTCAGAAGACCAAGAATCCTCCTGCTCCAGCGGCCCCAATCCTTCCACCTTCCCCCGCACCGGCACCTGAGCCGCACCATGTGGACCTCGCTGATCTCCTCAGTGTGGCCGGCCCATTCCACACCTTCCTGGATTACCTGCAAAAGACCAATGTCATTGAAACCTTCCAGAACCAGGCGAACAACACCAAGGAGGGCATCACCATCTTTGTCCCCGCGGACTCGGCTTTCGCCGCACTCAAGAAGACCACATTTGCCAACCTCACTCAGGACCAGCTCAAGTCCCTGCTCTTGTACCACGCATTCCCCAAGTACTACTCCTTGGCTGAGTTCAACGAGCTGAGCAGCCTCAACCCGGTGGCCACCTTCGCTGGCTCACAGTACACGCTCAACCTCACGGACAACATGGGCAGCGTCCGAGTGAAGTCGATGTGGTCCAACCCGGAGATCAGCAGCAGCGTGTACTCGACTGCCCCGGTTGCGGTGTATGAGGTCAAAAAGGTTCTCCTGCCAATGCAAATCTTCAAGAGCGATCCCCCGCTCGCGCCAGCCCCTGCACCTGCCCCAGACGCCAAGGCCTCTGATGTTGCTCCCAGCCCTACGTCAGGGAAATCAACGAGCGCAAAGGCGAAGGCTGAAGCGAAGAACTCATCGTACCAAGTCAGTGTCGGCATTGTCAATTACTTGGTGCTTGCTGTCTCAGGTGGCTTGATGCTCTTGTGGTGA
- the LOC133896342 gene encoding uncharacterized protein LOC133896342 isoform X2 → MVSDQELANYVESLVRQTASRGGVGISADAVVRQLGAQLGVDLSPKAQLIRDILVALLGPAASAPAPEPASRKDPFDPDPAAGTAASAQLPFSPSAAASVSAPAVPHFFPQQMQSYLSATPPYQQHRPSAPASPFDVPVSLRYAQQPFSQLSEAQLRGMAYLQQHRQQYEQMAATATATAAAAAATAVTPVESPRAAAAPAVSKKDSTSTGVKRKGGSGGLNKVCGVSPELQAIVGEPTMARTEIVKQLWAYIRRNNLQDPNNKRKIICNEELRLVFETDSTDMFKMNKLLAKHILPLETTKDSKKLKPAGSEPISPVETDANQLPITMSDALTSFFGTGEREMPHSEAVKRVWDHIKSNNLEDPANPTVILCDLKLKQLFGCESLTALGVSELLSHHLFKQHNKV, encoded by the exons ATGGTGTCCGACCAGGAGCTGGCCAACTACGTGGAGTCCCTCGTCCGCCAGACCGCGAGCCGCGGCGGCGTCGGGATATCGGCCGACGCTGTGGTGCGGCAGCTCGGGGCGCAGCTCGGCGTCGACCTCTCCCCCAAGGCGCAGCTCATTCGCGACATCCTCGTCGCGCTCCTCGGCCCGGCGGCCTCGGCTCCGGCTCCGGAGCCCGCCTCGCGGAAAGACCCATTTGACCCTGACCCTGCCGCCGGCACCGCTGCTTCTGCGCAGCTGCCCTTCTCCCCCTCCGCCGCGGCGTCCGTCTCCGCGCCCGCCGTGCCCCACTTCTTCCCGCAGCAGATGCAGTCCTACCTCTCCGCCACGCCGCCGTACCAGCAGCACCGCCCCAGCGCCCCCGCCTCGCCGTTCGACGTCCCCGTGTCGTTACGCTACGCGCAGCAGCCGTTCTCGCAGCTCagcgaggcgcagctgcgggggATGGCTTATCTCCAGCAGCACCGGCAGCAGTACGAGCAGATggccgcgacggcgacggcgacggcggctgcTGCAGCTGCAACCGCAGTTACTCCGGTGGAGAGTCCCCGTGCGGCGGCAGCCCCGGCCGTCTCCAAGAAGGACAG TACTAGTACTGGAGTAAAACGAAAAGGTGGTTCAGGAGGGTTAAACAAAGTCTGTGGTGTGTCGCCAGAGCTGCAAGCTATTGTTGGTGAACCAACCATGGCAAGAACCGAG ATTGTTAAGCAGCTTTGGGCATACATTCGAAGGAACAACTTGCAGGATCCTAATAATAAGAGAAAGATCATATGCAATGAGGAGCTACGATTAGTTTTTGAGACTGATTCCACTGACATGTTCAAGATGAACAAGCTTTTAGCTAAGCATATACTTCCTCTTGAGACTACAA AAGATTCGAAGAAATTGAAACCTGCGGGCAGTGAACCTATTTCTCCTGTTGAAACTGATGCTAACCAACTTCCAATTACCATGTCTGATGCTCTTACAAGCTTTTTTGGGACTGGAGAAAGAGAGATGCCCCATTCTGAGGCCGTCAAGCGTGTGTGGGACCACATTAAAAGCAATAATTTAGAG GATCCAGCGAATCCAACAGTGATATTATGTGACTTAAAACTTAAACAGCTCTTTGGATGTGAAAGTCTAACTGCTCTTGGTGTTTCAGAGTTGCTGTCACACCACCTTTTCAAGCAACATAACAAGGTCTAA
- the LOC133895179 gene encoding uncharacterized protein LOC133895179, with the protein MSPKSFSERSRRPRRRQEALARAKTGRGGRNAGRFCARGLFGDGGGDGFRAVRRVVKLNSDIQNRSVRELLELLGDQKGITSVLLPAILHFDPKHSWQDMSLLLHAMMVRHHVSFVLKPTEKEAGFDLGIKWSLCFIGNNYLQGKKLPWGIDCNVSTSHVYRGLLLISQVNKTCVPLLQGILQIIQQNLDAVISTIVHKVLPEDTLDEKSSSSTIWCVIVGLVVMVLFNAMFRNL; encoded by the exons ATGTCGCCCAAAAGTTTTTCCGAGAGATCACGACGGCcccggcggcggcaggaggcTCTCGCGCGTGCCAAGACGGGCAGAGGAGGGAGAAATGCTGGTAGGTTCTGCGCGAGAGGGCTGTTCGGCGACGGCGGGGGAGACGGCTTCCGGGCCGTGAGAAGGGTGGTGAAGCTGAACTCTGACATCCAGAACCGGAGCGTCAGGGAGCTGCTGGAGCTGCTCGGCGACCAAAAAGGGAT CACATCCGTACTGCTGCCTGCAATCCTGCATTTTGACCCGAAACATTCTTGGCAGGACATGTCCCTTCTTCTCCATGCAATGATGGTCAGGCACCATGTATCTTTCGTGCTCAAACCGACGGAGAAGGAAGCAGGTTTCGACCTGGGCATAAAATGGTCTCTATGTTT CATTGGAAATAATTACTTGCAGGGGAAGAAGCTGCCTTGGGGCATTGACTGCAATGTCTCTACTTCTCACGTCTATAGGGGCCTCTTGCTCATCAG CCAAGTGAACAAGACATGCGTGCCACTTCTTCAGGGGATTCTTCAGATCATCCAGCAG AACTTGGACGCGGTAATTTCGACCATCGTGCACAAGGTTCTGCCAGAAGATACTCTGGACGAGAAGAGCAGCAGCTCAACCATTTGGTGCGTCATCGTTGGCCTGGTGGTCATGGTACTGTTCAACGCCATGTTCAGGAACTTGTAG
- the LOC133896342 gene encoding uncharacterized protein LOC133896342 isoform X1: MVSDQELANYVESLVRQTASRGGVGISADAVVRQLGAQLGVDLSPKAQLIRDILVALLGPAASAPAPEPASRKDPFDPDPAAGTAASAQLPFSPSAAASVSAPAVPHFFPQQMQSYLSATPPYQQHRPSAPASPFDVPVSLRYAQQPFSQLSEAQLRGMAYLQQHRQQYEQMAATATATAAAAAATAVTPVESPRAAAAPAVSKKDSSTSTGVKRKGGSGGLNKVCGVSPELQAIVGEPTMARTEIVKQLWAYIRRNNLQDPNNKRKIICNEELRLVFETDSTDMFKMNKLLAKHILPLETTKDSKKLKPAGSEPISPVETDANQLPITMSDALTSFFGTGEREMPHSEAVKRVWDHIKSNNLEDPANPTVILCDLKLKQLFGCESLTALGVSELLSHHLFKQHNKV; encoded by the exons ATGGTGTCCGACCAGGAGCTGGCCAACTACGTGGAGTCCCTCGTCCGCCAGACCGCGAGCCGCGGCGGCGTCGGGATATCGGCCGACGCTGTGGTGCGGCAGCTCGGGGCGCAGCTCGGCGTCGACCTCTCCCCCAAGGCGCAGCTCATTCGCGACATCCTCGTCGCGCTCCTCGGCCCGGCGGCCTCGGCTCCGGCTCCGGAGCCCGCCTCGCGGAAAGACCCATTTGACCCTGACCCTGCCGCCGGCACCGCTGCTTCTGCGCAGCTGCCCTTCTCCCCCTCCGCCGCGGCGTCCGTCTCCGCGCCCGCCGTGCCCCACTTCTTCCCGCAGCAGATGCAGTCCTACCTCTCCGCCACGCCGCCGTACCAGCAGCACCGCCCCAGCGCCCCCGCCTCGCCGTTCGACGTCCCCGTGTCGTTACGCTACGCGCAGCAGCCGTTCTCGCAGCTCagcgaggcgcagctgcgggggATGGCTTATCTCCAGCAGCACCGGCAGCAGTACGAGCAGATggccgcgacggcgacggcgacggcggctgcTGCAGCTGCAACCGCAGTTACTCCGGTGGAGAGTCCCCGTGCGGCGGCAGCCCCGGCCGTCTCCAAGAAGGACAG CAGTACTAGTACTGGAGTAAAACGAAAAGGTGGTTCAGGAGGGTTAAACAAAGTCTGTGGTGTGTCGCCAGAGCTGCAAGCTATTGTTGGTGAACCAACCATGGCAAGAACCGAG ATTGTTAAGCAGCTTTGGGCATACATTCGAAGGAACAACTTGCAGGATCCTAATAATAAGAGAAAGATCATATGCAATGAGGAGCTACGATTAGTTTTTGAGACTGATTCCACTGACATGTTCAAGATGAACAAGCTTTTAGCTAAGCATATACTTCCTCTTGAGACTACAA AAGATTCGAAGAAATTGAAACCTGCGGGCAGTGAACCTATTTCTCCTGTTGAAACTGATGCTAACCAACTTCCAATTACCATGTCTGATGCTCTTACAAGCTTTTTTGGGACTGGAGAAAGAGAGATGCCCCATTCTGAGGCCGTCAAGCGTGTGTGGGACCACATTAAAAGCAATAATTTAGAG GATCCAGCGAATCCAACAGTGATATTATGTGACTTAAAACTTAAACAGCTCTTTGGATGTGAAAGTCTAACTGCTCTTGGTGTTTCAGAGTTGCTGTCACACCACCTTTTCAAGCAACATAACAAGGTCTAA